In the Micromonospora narathiwatensis genome, one interval contains:
- a CDS encoding ABC transporter permease, with protein MRDVLTAYPALVRSATLVAVTYRGRIALSVLTVFFPLLMMAVWLTVVAEGGPPAGWSTGDFLSYYAAATLLWNLTGDRVVWQWDADLRSGDLSVRLLRPVHPFHQYASGDLGHRLLFLTMLVPALVLAALLVPGLDYPVTPGRLVAVAAAVVLAYALSLVMASTFALIGFWSTQASNVWLLWWGLGSFASGWVAPLALMPDWLRTAALVLPFRTAMGFPVELLMGRLDAGQAAYGFAVGLGWLAVFGLLYRVAWRRGVRRYQAVAG; from the coding sequence ATGCGTGACGTGCTGACCGCGTATCCCGCGCTCGTGCGCAGCGCGACGCTGGTCGCGGTGACCTACCGGGGCCGGATCGCGCTGTCGGTGCTCACCGTCTTCTTCCCGCTGCTGATGATGGCGGTGTGGCTCACCGTCGTGGCCGAGGGCGGCCCGCCCGCGGGCTGGAGCACCGGTGACTTCCTGTCCTACTACGCGGCGGCCACCCTGCTGTGGAACCTCACCGGCGACCGGGTGGTGTGGCAGTGGGACGCGGACCTGCGCAGCGGGGACCTGTCCGTGCGGCTGTTGCGCCCGGTGCACCCCTTCCACCAGTACGCCAGCGGCGACCTCGGGCACCGCCTGCTGTTCCTGACGATGCTGGTGCCGGCCCTGGTGCTCGCCGCGCTGCTCGTGCCCGGCCTGGACTACCCGGTCACGCCCGGCCGGCTGGTCGCCGTCGCCGCCGCTGTGGTGCTGGCGTACGCGCTCAGCCTGGTCATGGCGTCGACGTTCGCCCTGATCGGGTTCTGGAGCACCCAGGCGTCCAACGTGTGGCTGCTGTGGTGGGGGCTGGGCTCGTTCGCCTCGGGCTGGGTCGCGCCGCTGGCGCTGATGCCGGACTGGTTGCGTACGGCGGCGCTGGTGCTGCCGTTCCGTACCGCCATGGGCTTCCCGGTGGAGCTGCTGATGGGCCGCCTCGACGCGGGCCAGGCGGCGTACGGGTTCGCCGTCGGGCTCGGCTGGCTGGCCGTGTTCGGCCTGCTCTACCGGGTCGCCTGGCGGCGGGGCGTGCGGCGCTACCAGGCGGTGGCCGGATGA
- a CDS encoding FAD-binding and (Fe-S)-binding domain-containing protein, whose protein sequence is MASELSRAALAGLEAAVPGGVRTRAADRLGLAHDASHYLLHPAAVVAPADAEQVAALLRHSRGTGTPLTFRSGGTSLSGQAVTDRLLVDTRRHFRDLAVLDEGRRVRVQPGVVLRQVNNRLAPYGRRLGPDPASESACTVGGVVANNSSGMTCGTEFNTYRTLESLLLVLPSGTMLDTGAPDADDRLRATEPELYAGLLRLRDRVRGNPDSVRRIRAQYAMKNTMGYGVNAFLDHDTPADLLTRLVVGSEGTLAFVAAATFHTVPAHRHAATGLLVFDTLGAAMAAMPALVAAGPAAIELLDAAALRVAQADPKADAALRGLAVREHAALLVEWQESDPDVLDERVAAARPVLAELPLTAPARLSGEAAARAALWHIRKGLYAAVAGARPSGTTALLEDIAVPVEALADTCAALADLFARHRYEQSVIFGHAKDGNLHFLLNERFSGGVAPARYADFTEEMVDLVLGHGGTLKAEHGTGRVMAPYVRRQFGDELYAVMRELKTLCDPDGVLNPGVLLSDDAEIHLRHLKTVPTVEPEVDRCVECGYCEPVCPSRDLTTTPRQRIVLRREIAAARAAGDQALVRELTAAYGYDAVDTCAVDGMCATACPVLINTGDLVRRLRTERVGRVAQAGWRGAANRWGAATRGIAGGLNLAGALPPALPEAGTRAARAVLGVERVPQWRRDLPRGGTARRPRPVDDPDAVFVPSCLGTLFAPAEGGSGVAAALLTLAERAGLRLLVPDGVASMCCGTPWSSKGLTAGYQAVRDRVPAALRAASRDGALPVVSDAASCTEGFAKLLADAGGLRVVDAVGYVATELLPRLTVRRRLGSLALHPTCSSTRLGLDEALLTVARAVADEVVVPEGWQCCGFAGDRGLLHPELTASATRAEADAVAGRSFDGYASVNRTCEIGMARSTGQPYRHLLELLADATA, encoded by the coding sequence ATGGCATCGGAGCTGAGCAGGGCCGCGCTGGCCGGACTGGAGGCGGCGGTCCCCGGGGGTGTGCGCACCCGGGCCGCCGACCGGCTGGGGCTCGCCCACGACGCCTCCCACTACCTGCTGCATCCGGCCGCGGTGGTCGCCCCGGCCGACGCGGAGCAGGTCGCCGCGCTGCTGCGGCACAGCCGTGGCACCGGCACCCCGCTGACCTTCCGTTCGGGCGGCACCAGCCTCAGCGGTCAGGCGGTCACCGACCGGCTGCTGGTCGACACCCGCCGGCACTTCCGTGACCTGGCCGTCCTCGACGAGGGCCGTCGGGTCCGGGTGCAACCGGGGGTGGTGCTGCGGCAGGTGAACAACCGGCTCGCCCCGTACGGCCGGCGGCTCGGGCCGGACCCGGCCAGCGAGTCCGCCTGCACGGTCGGCGGTGTGGTGGCCAACAACTCCAGCGGCATGACCTGCGGCACCGAGTTCAACACCTATCGGACCCTGGAGTCGCTGCTGCTGGTGCTGCCCAGCGGCACGATGCTGGACACCGGCGCCCCGGACGCCGACGACCGGCTGCGGGCCACCGAACCCGAGCTGTACGCCGGGCTGCTGCGGCTGCGTGACCGGGTCCGTGGCAACCCCGACTCGGTGCGCCGGATCCGCGCCCAGTACGCCATGAAGAACACCATGGGGTACGGGGTGAACGCCTTCCTCGACCACGACACGCCCGCCGACCTGCTCACCCGGCTCGTGGTGGGCAGCGAGGGCACCCTCGCGTTCGTGGCGGCGGCGACCTTCCACACCGTACCGGCGCACCGGCACGCCGCGACCGGCCTGCTGGTCTTCGACACCCTGGGCGCGGCGATGGCGGCCATGCCGGCCCTGGTGGCCGCCGGGCCGGCGGCGATCGAGCTGCTCGACGCCGCCGCGCTGCGGGTCGCCCAGGCCGACCCGAAGGCGGACGCCGCGCTGCGCGGCCTCGCGGTGCGCGAGCACGCGGCGCTGCTGGTCGAGTGGCAGGAGTCCGACCCGGACGTGCTCGACGAGCGGGTGGCGGCGGCCCGGCCGGTGCTGGCCGAACTGCCGCTGACCGCCCCGGCCCGGCTCAGCGGCGAGGCGGCGGCCCGCGCCGCGCTGTGGCACATCCGCAAGGGCCTCTACGCCGCCGTGGCTGGCGCCCGCCCGTCCGGCACCACCGCGCTGCTGGAGGACATCGCCGTCCCGGTGGAGGCGCTCGCCGACACCTGCGCCGCGCTCGCCGACCTGTTTGCCCGGCACCGGTACGAGCAGAGCGTGATCTTCGGCCACGCCAAGGACGGCAACCTGCACTTCCTGCTCAACGAGCGGTTCTCCGGCGGCGTGGCCCCGGCGCGCTACGCCGACTTCACCGAGGAGATGGTCGACCTGGTGCTCGGCCACGGCGGCACGCTCAAGGCCGAGCACGGCACCGGCCGGGTGATGGCCCCGTACGTGCGCCGCCAGTTCGGCGACGAGCTGTACGCGGTGATGCGCGAGCTGAAGACGCTCTGCGACCCCGACGGCGTGCTCAACCCCGGGGTGCTGCTCAGCGACGACGCCGAGATCCACCTGCGGCACCTGAAGACCGTGCCCACGGTCGAGCCCGAGGTGGACCGCTGCGTCGAGTGCGGCTACTGCGAGCCGGTCTGCCCCAGCCGCGACCTGACCACCACGCCCCGCCAGCGGATCGTGCTGCGTCGGGAGATCGCCGCCGCCCGCGCCGCCGGTGACCAGGCACTGGTCCGGGAGCTGACGGCCGCGTACGGGTACGACGCGGTGGACACCTGTGCCGTCGACGGCATGTGCGCCACCGCCTGCCCCGTGCTGATCAACACCGGTGACCTGGTGAGGCGGCTGCGTACCGAGCGTGTCGGTCGGGTCGCGCAGGCCGGTTGGCGCGGGGCGGCCAACCGGTGGGGCGCGGCCACCAGGGGCATTGCGGGTGGGTTGAACCTGGCCGGGGCGCTGCCGCCCGCGTTGCCGGAGGCCGGCACCCGGGCGGCCCGGGCGGTGCTCGGCGTGGAGCGGGTGCCGCAGTGGCGGCGGGACCTGCCCCGGGGCGGCACGGCGCGTCGCCCCCGCCCGGTGGACGATCCGGACGCCGTCTTCGTACCGTCCTGTCTGGGCACGCTGTTCGCGCCGGCCGAGGGCGGGTCGGGCGTCGCCGCCGCGCTGCTCACCCTCGCCGAGCGGGCCGGGCTGCGCCTGCTCGTGCCCGACGGGGTGGCGAGCATGTGCTGCGGCACGCCCTGGTCGTCCAAGGGCCTCACCGCCGGCTACCAGGCGGTACGCGACCGGGTGCCGGCGGCGCTGCGGGCGGCCAGCCGGGACGGCGCGCTGCCCGTGGTCAGCGATGCCGCCTCCTGCACCGAGGGTTTCGCCAAACTGCTCGCCGACGCCGGTGGGCTGCGGGTGGTCGACGCCGTCGGGTACGTCGCCACGGAGTTGCTGCCCCGGCTCACCGTCCGGCGCCGGTTGGGCTCGCTCGCCCTGCACCCGACCTGCTCGTCCACCCGGCTCGGGCTGGACGAGGCGCTGCTCACCGTGGCCCGGGCGGTTGCCGACGAAGTGGTGGTGCCCGAGGGCTGGCAGTGCTGCGGCTTCGCCGGCGACCGGGGGCTGCTGCATCCCGAGCTGACCGCCTCGGCCACCCGGGCCGAGGCCGACGCCGTCGCCGGCCGTTCCTTCGACGGGTACGCCTCGGTGAACCGCACCTGTGAGATCGGGATGGCCCGGTCGACCGGGCAGCCGTACCGCCACCTGTTGGAGCTGCTCGCCGACGCCACCGCCTAG
- a CDS encoding ABC transporter permease: MSRWARQARILGICWRAAVAGEVEYRLNFVSNILLSTFWMVWAAAGASVYFRFTGAVAGWTHAEVLVVIGLFFAINGLRQALLQPNLERMTDYVRRGTLDFLLTKPFDAQLLVSLRQIRVNNLLDPVLGLTLATVGLVRSDRGVSVAALGSFLLLLACAILLMYALTVVLMALSVVLVAAEELDRVSYAFVELSRFPVDLYRNPAQAVLTVVPVAFLTTYPAAALLGRLDPYLLLIAPAVAVGAVVVATVAWRRSLRSYSGASS, from the coding sequence ATGAGCCGGTGGGCGCGGCAGGCCCGCATCCTGGGGATCTGCTGGCGGGCGGCGGTGGCCGGCGAGGTGGAGTATCGGCTCAACTTCGTCTCCAACATCCTGCTCAGTACGTTCTGGATGGTGTGGGCGGCGGCCGGCGCGTCGGTCTACTTCCGGTTCACCGGCGCGGTGGCGGGTTGGACGCACGCCGAGGTGCTGGTCGTCATCGGGTTGTTCTTCGCGATCAACGGCCTACGCCAGGCGCTGCTGCAACCGAACCTGGAGCGGATGACCGACTACGTGCGGCGGGGCACGCTCGACTTCCTGCTGACCAAGCCGTTCGACGCGCAGCTGCTGGTGAGCCTGCGGCAGATCCGGGTCAACAACCTGCTCGACCCGGTGCTGGGCCTGACCCTGGCCACGGTCGGGCTCGTCCGGTCCGACCGGGGGGTGTCGGTGGCCGCGCTGGGCTCGTTCCTGCTGCTGCTGGCGTGCGCGATCCTGCTGATGTACGCGCTGACGGTGGTGCTGATGGCGCTCTCCGTGGTGCTGGTCGCCGCCGAGGAACTCGACCGGGTCTCGTACGCCTTCGTCGAGCTGTCCCGCTTCCCGGTGGACCTGTACCGCAACCCCGCGCAGGCGGTGCTGACGGTGGTGCCGGTGGCGTTCCTGACCACGTACCCCGCCGCGGCGCTGCTGGGCCGGCTCGACCCGTACCTGCTGCTGATCGCCCCGGCGGTGGCGGTCGGCGCGGTCGTCGTGGCCACCGTGGCCTGGCGGCGTTCGCTGCGCTCCTACTCCGGCGCGAGCAGCTGA
- a CDS encoding S1 family peptidase: protein MRIRRNRLTPLLAATVGLVAAGAFAVPAAAAPPSYTAGQLARVDAAVRASGVEGIAWHVDTVSGRVVVTADDTVSAAQVATLKRSAGAEAGAIRVDRSRGTFRPLLSAGDAIYGGGYRCSLGFNVVKSGVYYFLTAGHCGNVVKTWYTDSGLKTLIGPTTGSTFPGSDYALVRYDNTGLSHPGGYTAANAYVGEAVKRSGSTTGTKSGTVTALNVTVRYQGGGTVRGMIQTTVCAEPGDSGGALYDGTKALGITSGGSGDCKSGGTTFYQPVPAAASAYGVTVY, encoded by the coding sequence GTGAGAATCCGCCGTAACCGACTGACTCCGCTGCTCGCCGCGACCGTCGGCCTGGTGGCCGCCGGCGCGTTCGCCGTCCCGGCCGCCGCCGCTCCGCCGAGCTACACGGCGGGCCAGCTCGCCCGGGTCGACGCCGCCGTACGGGCCTCCGGCGTCGAGGGCATCGCCTGGCACGTTGACACCGTCTCCGGACGGGTCGTGGTGACCGCCGACGACACCGTCTCGGCCGCCCAGGTCGCCACGCTCAAGAGGAGCGCCGGAGCCGAGGCGGGCGCGATCCGGGTCGACCGGTCCCGCGGCACCTTCCGCCCGCTGCTGTCGGCCGGCGACGCCATCTACGGGGGCGGCTACCGCTGCTCGCTCGGCTTCAACGTGGTCAAGTCCGGCGTGTACTACTTCCTCACCGCCGGGCACTGCGGAAACGTCGTCAAGACCTGGTACACCGACTCCGGCCTGAAGACCCTGATCGGCCCGACCACCGGCTCCACCTTCCCCGGCAGCGACTACGCCCTGGTCCGCTACGACAACACCGGGCTGAGCCACCCCGGCGGTTACACCGCCGCCAACGCGTACGTGGGTGAGGCGGTCAAACGGTCCGGCTCGACCACCGGCACCAAGAGCGGCACCGTTACGGCCCTGAACGTGACCGTTCGCTACCAGGGCGGCGGTACCGTCCGGGGCATGATCCAAACCACCGTCTGCGCCGAGCCGGGCGACTCCGGCGGCGCGCTCTACGACGGCACCAAGGCGCTCGGCATCACCTCCGGCGGCAGCGGTGACTGCAAGTCCGGCGGCACCACGTTCTACCAGCCGGTGCCTGCGGCGGCCAGTGCCTACGGCGTGACCGTCTACTGA
- a CDS encoding ABC transporter ATP-binding protein, whose protein sequence is MIEVHELAKHFRVHRRPPGLGASLRALFRREHVTVRAVERVSFTIPTGEVVGFLGPNGAGKTTTLKCLTGLLHPTAGTVRVLGHTPHHREAAFLRRISLVMGQRNSLFWDLPAADAFEVNRAIYGLAEGPYRSALAELATLLDIEALLDKQVRVLSLGERMRCELAAALLHRPDVLFLDEPTLGLDVNGQAAVRTFLRDYNARHGATVLLTSHYMGDVTALARRVLVIDDGALRFDGDLAALVEAHSPHRLVRVTLRAAVPAETWVGLGELSSVDGAVVTLAVPRAETAAIAARLLTTLPVEDVAIEDPPVEDIIRAVFAHA, encoded by the coding sequence ATGATCGAGGTGCACGAGCTGGCGAAGCACTTCCGGGTGCACCGGCGGCCACCCGGGCTGGGCGCCTCGCTGCGCGCCCTGTTCCGGCGCGAGCACGTCACCGTCCGCGCGGTCGAGCGGGTCAGCTTCACCATTCCCACCGGCGAGGTGGTCGGCTTCCTCGGCCCGAACGGTGCCGGCAAGACGACCACGCTGAAGTGCCTGACCGGCCTGCTGCATCCCACCGCCGGCACCGTACGGGTGCTCGGGCACACCCCGCATCACCGGGAGGCCGCGTTCCTGCGCCGGATCTCGCTGGTCATGGGCCAGCGCAACTCCCTGTTCTGGGATCTGCCGGCCGCGGACGCCTTCGAGGTCAACCGGGCGATCTACGGGCTCGCGGAGGGCCCGTACCGGTCGGCGCTCGCCGAGCTGGCCACCCTGCTCGACATCGAGGCGCTGCTCGACAAACAGGTCCGGGTGCTCAGCCTGGGCGAGCGGATGCGCTGCGAACTGGCCGCCGCGCTGCTGCACCGGCCGGACGTGCTCTTCCTCGACGAGCCGACGCTCGGCCTGGACGTCAACGGCCAGGCGGCGGTACGCACGTTCCTGCGCGACTACAACGCCCGGCACGGCGCGACCGTCCTGCTCACCAGCCACTACATGGGCGACGTGACGGCGCTGGCCCGCCGGGTGCTGGTCATCGACGACGGTGCCCTGCGCTTCGACGGCGACCTCGCCGCGCTGGTCGAGGCCCACTCGCCGCACCGGCTGGTCCGGGTCACCCTGCGGGCGGCCGTCCCGGCGGAGACCTGGGTCGGTCTCGGTGAGCTGTCGTCGGTCGACGGGGCCGTGGTCACCCTGGCGGTACCGAGGGCCGAGACGGCGGCGATCGCGGCCCGGCTGCTGACCACCCTGCCGGTCGAGGACGTGGCGATCGAGGACCCGCCGGTGGAGGACATCATCCGGGCGGTCTTCGCCCATGCGTGA
- a CDS encoding peptidoglycan-binding domain-containing protein, producing MTAPTGLPLVLCGPIVRRVDPTSVTVFVALRAGCTVTLSVFALGPAPGYARGATVGTGTRATVRLADRLHVVAVTVTGVTLQPGTLYGYDLSFSGGSGAGSLFDADVVAADPATARAALTYQGHPQAPAATPAVPTFVTPPTDPNQLRIFHGSCRKPHGEGQDAFPVLDPIIAAAGGDPTLRPHQLVLGGDQIYADDVADPLLAIIHGHGALPPVGSDPAVPAHEGVAARLGLAPETMPVGTSSPPADVTYLPGKRATTMERDAKFTSGAADSHLMSLREYLCMYLLAWSDVLWPASWPRFEHVLPADTRILKDPQGRRPGETVYDLMRAGRAYSPSAQQKEIIERYERWQRQGLAVATFRTGLAAVRRQLANVSTYMVADDHEVTDDWNMTRSWVTDAVVNSALGRRIVRNAMAAFVVFQAWGNTPDRFAPAGDAGEPGRTALTALAGWSATPNDADDLALRTRLGLPTGVTKEGRLVRPAGALTYHYTVTWPRYQLVALDTRTWRQYPGGSGNPGGLLLDDHPLDDMLTGGGVLGDDAVTVVAQPVALFGVPILEQLAQPLAKATAGRWTADAEDAWVASDAAVHKILARLFAAAPPDEKGVRRRRLVLLGGDIHFGSAERIRYSATLPYACGPDPAKPYEGVNRTEGVLAGFVSSAFRNEDKMTRLLHDVGYVPLLDVTGRIDLVGWANELPGKEGQRMRAGVQVTVGADDTTGWWVSGRPAVSDIDARKLLGRQPDWNVYVQFLRHDEADPTVRRDGVPEAVVDPAGLPRDQALAQYLTAARNLDHYKGSWGNGKEIVGRNNLGEITFTWPAGECKSATQRLWWHLPGESRAAALSTYTVDLSFGCSLTKPPPYGGFVLRSGDHDATATAKARYDEVDRPANLVTERWVSRLQHDLATLGFRTPGEPDGTYGIITYWAVREFQAYARRERTAVEPAGATAPRWSDRLQPVDVPEAERYLGPISGVADLATQEAIQHWLDKRWRCPVVVESWQVSGDTPQRLDQPNVWLFDDVTATDRRLYSRVVTGRPADAGAAPPGHPELIRLGAYHAHATDAQWSGPVLDGESELLPEAVLPRPQGHATGPTLTELAATSAGGGDAGTRAARQLSTFKVLRAVAENQVPDAAGGWLDRVAADDPAVLRFGPFGWRAHGPQAAPTTLPPALDINAEPGEMWAYLALLRATDRDAYDVLGGQGGINAVPGWGKDGGGLLHPELRVPRARPAETDSTGAAREAVGTTLELLGLRSWHWMHRYALALRTHDGVRRGLWTLARQRLHDLLATDWDTPDPAVTPTVPNVPGADGKPRRVRVGDLFTSERSVAALACWQQYRAHQLVAVGPPATGAEKPEFRTRPRAASELHTVLTRAKALGQDFSGPPTSWADAHELALITAVGQVVATDAPVATALTALDRWPAWPTGHRYTLPVAALPVAEQTLSAARNSLRLDLSDLPRVTA from the coding sequence ATGACCGCTCCGACCGGCCTGCCCCTCGTGCTCTGCGGCCCGATCGTGCGCCGGGTCGACCCGACGAGCGTCACCGTCTTCGTCGCCCTGCGCGCCGGTTGCACGGTGACGTTGAGCGTCTTCGCGCTCGGGCCCGCGCCCGGCTACGCCCGGGGCGCCACCGTCGGCACCGGGACCCGGGCCACCGTACGGCTCGCCGACCGGCTGCACGTCGTCGCGGTGACCGTCACCGGGGTGACCCTGCAACCGGGCACCCTCTACGGCTACGACCTGTCGTTCTCCGGCGGATCCGGCGCGGGCAGCCTCTTCGACGCCGACGTGGTGGCCGCCGACCCGGCCACCGCCCGCGCCGCGCTGACGTACCAGGGCCACCCGCAGGCGCCGGCCGCGACGCCCGCCGTGCCCACCTTCGTCACCCCGCCGACCGACCCGAACCAGCTGCGCATCTTCCACGGCTCGTGCCGCAAGCCGCACGGCGAGGGCCAGGACGCCTTCCCCGTCCTCGACCCGATCATCGCCGCGGCCGGCGGCGATCCGACGCTGCGCCCGCACCAGCTCGTCCTCGGCGGCGACCAGATCTACGCCGACGACGTGGCCGACCCGCTGCTGGCGATCATCCACGGCCACGGCGCCCTGCCACCTGTCGGCAGCGACCCGGCGGTGCCCGCGCACGAGGGGGTGGCCGCCCGGCTGGGGCTGGCGCCGGAGACGATGCCGGTCGGCACCAGTTCGCCGCCGGCCGACGTGACGTACCTGCCGGGCAAGCGGGCCACCACCATGGAGCGGGACGCGAAGTTCACCTCCGGCGCCGCCGACAGCCACCTGATGTCGCTGCGCGAATACCTGTGCATGTACCTGCTGGCCTGGTCGGACGTGCTGTGGCCGGCGAGCTGGCCGAGGTTCGAGCACGTGCTGCCCGCCGACACCCGGATCCTGAAGGACCCGCAGGGCCGCCGGCCCGGCGAGACGGTCTACGACCTGATGCGCGCCGGCCGGGCGTACTCGCCGAGTGCCCAGCAGAAGGAGATCATCGAGCGGTACGAGCGCTGGCAGCGGCAGGGGCTGGCGGTGGCCACATTCCGGACCGGCCTGGCGGCGGTACGCCGACAGCTCGCCAACGTGTCGACGTACATGGTCGCCGACGACCACGAGGTCACCGACGACTGGAACATGACCCGGTCCTGGGTGACCGACGCGGTGGTCAACTCGGCGCTGGGCCGGCGGATCGTCCGCAACGCGATGGCCGCGTTCGTGGTCTTCCAGGCGTGGGGCAACACCCCGGACCGGTTCGCTCCCGCCGGCGACGCCGGGGAACCGGGCCGCACGGCGCTGACCGCGCTGGCCGGCTGGTCGGCCACGCCCAACGACGCCGACGACCTCGCCCTGCGTACCCGGCTCGGGCTGCCGACCGGGGTCACCAAGGAGGGCCGCCTGGTCCGGCCGGCCGGCGCGCTGACCTACCACTACACCGTCACCTGGCCCCGCTACCAGCTCGTCGCGCTGGACACCCGCACCTGGCGGCAGTATCCGGGCGGCAGCGGCAACCCGGGCGGCCTGCTGCTGGACGACCACCCGCTCGACGACATGCTCACCGGCGGCGGAGTCCTCGGCGACGACGCGGTGACCGTGGTCGCCCAGCCGGTCGCGCTGTTCGGCGTACCCATCCTGGAACAGCTCGCCCAGCCACTGGCCAAGGCCACCGCGGGCCGGTGGACCGCCGACGCGGAGGACGCCTGGGTGGCCAGCGACGCCGCCGTGCACAAGATCCTGGCCCGGCTCTTCGCCGCCGCGCCTCCGGACGAGAAGGGGGTACGCCGGCGCCGGCTGGTGCTGCTCGGCGGGGACATCCACTTCGGTTCCGCCGAACGGATCCGCTACTCGGCGACCCTCCCCTACGCCTGCGGACCCGACCCGGCCAAACCGTACGAGGGGGTCAACCGCACCGAGGGGGTGCTCGCCGGCTTCGTGTCCAGCGCGTTCCGCAACGAGGACAAGATGACCCGGCTCCTGCACGACGTCGGGTACGTGCCGCTGCTCGACGTGACCGGCCGGATCGACCTGGTCGGCTGGGCCAACGAGCTGCCCGGCAAGGAGGGGCAGCGGATGCGGGCCGGCGTCCAGGTGACCGTCGGCGCGGACGACACCACCGGCTGGTGGGTGTCCGGCCGGCCTGCGGTCAGCGACATCGACGCGCGCAAGCTGCTCGGCCGGCAACCCGACTGGAACGTGTACGTGCAGTTCCTCCGGCACGACGAGGCCGACCCGACGGTACGCCGCGACGGCGTACCGGAGGCGGTGGTGGACCCGGCCGGCCTGCCCCGCGACCAGGCCCTCGCCCAGTACCTGACCGCCGCCCGCAACCTCGACCACTACAAGGGGTCCTGGGGCAACGGCAAGGAGATCGTCGGGCGCAACAACCTCGGCGAGATCACCTTCACCTGGCCGGCCGGGGAGTGCAAGTCCGCCACCCAGCGGCTCTGGTGGCACCTGCCCGGGGAGAGCCGCGCCGCCGCGCTGAGCACGTACACCGTGGACCTCTCGTTCGGCTGCTCGCTGACCAAGCCGCCGCCGTACGGCGGATTCGTGCTGCGCTCCGGCGACCACGACGCCACGGCCACCGCCAAGGCCCGCTACGACGAGGTGGACCGGCCGGCGAACCTGGTCACCGAGCGCTGGGTCAGCCGCCTCCAGCACGACCTGGCCACGCTCGGCTTCCGCACCCCGGGCGAGCCCGACGGGACGTACGGGATCATCACCTACTGGGCGGTGCGCGAGTTCCAGGCGTACGCCCGGCGGGAGCGGACCGCGGTCGAGCCGGCCGGGGCGACCGCGCCCCGCTGGTCGGACCGGCTGCAACCGGTCGACGTGCCGGAGGCCGAACGCTACCTCGGGCCGATCAGCGGCGTGGCGGACCTGGCCACCCAGGAAGCGATCCAGCACTGGCTGGACAAGCGGTGGCGCTGCCCGGTCGTGGTCGAGTCCTGGCAGGTCTCCGGGGACACCCCGCAACGGCTCGACCAGCCGAACGTCTGGCTCTTCGACGACGTCACCGCCACCGACCGGCGGCTCTACTCCCGGGTGGTCACCGGCCGGCCGGCGGACGCCGGCGCCGCGCCGCCCGGGCACCCGGAGCTGATCCGGCTCGGCGCGTACCACGCGCACGCCACCGACGCGCAGTGGAGCGGACCGGTGCTCGACGGCGAGTCGGAGCTGCTGCCGGAGGCGGTCCTGCCCCGGCCGCAGGGACACGCCACCGGCCCCACCCTGACCGAGCTGGCGGCCACGAGCGCCGGCGGCGGCGACGCCGGTACGCGCGCCGCCCGCCAGCTCTCCACCTTCAAGGTGCTGCGCGCCGTCGCCGAGAACCAGGTGCCCGACGCGGCCGGCGGCTGGCTGGACCGGGTCGCCGCGGACGACCCGGCGGTGCTCCGGTTCGGACCGTTCGGCTGGCGGGCGCACGGGCCGCAGGCCGCCCCCACCACGCTGCCGCCCGCGCTGGACATCAACGCCGAGCCCGGCGAGATGTGGGCGTACCTGGCCCTCCTGCGGGCCACCGATCGGGACGCGTACGACGTCCTCGGCGGGCAGGGCGGCATCAACGCCGTACCCGGCTGGGGCAAGGACGGCGGCGGTCTGCTCCACCCCGAGCTGCGGGTACCGCGGGCCCGGCCGGCCGAGACCGACTCGACCGGCGCGGCCCGCGAGGCCGTGGGCACCACGCTGGAGCTGCTCGGCCTGCGCTCCTGGCACTGGATGCACCGGTACGCGCTGGCCCTGCGCACCCACGACGGCGTCCGTCGCGGCCTGTGGACCCTCGCCCGGCAGCGGCTGCACGACCTGCTCGCCACCGACTGGGACACGCCGGACCCGGCGGTCACCCCGACCGTGCCGAACGTGCCCGGCGCCGACGGCAAGCCCCGCCGGGTCCGCGTCGGCGACCTGTTCACCTCCGAGCGGTCCGTGGCGGCGCTGGCCTGCTGGCAGCAGTACCGGGCGCACCAGCTCGTCGCGGTGGGGCCGCCGGCAACCGGCGCGGAGAAGCCCGAGTTCCGGACCCGTCCCCGGGCCGCCAGCGAGCTGCACACGGTGCTGACCCGGGCGAAGGCGCTCGGCCAGGACTTCAGCGGACCGCCCACCAGCTGGGCCGACGCGCACGAGCTCGCGCTGATCACCGCCGTCGGGCAGGTCGTCGCCACCGACGCGCCGGTGGCCACCGCGCTGACCGCGCTCGACCGGTGGCCGGCCTGGCCGACCGGGCACCGCTACACGCTGCCCGTCGCGGCGCTGCCCGTGGCCGAGCAGACCCTCTCGGCCGCCCGCAACTCGCTGCGGCTGGACCTGAGCGACCTGCCGAGGGTGACGGCATGA